From a region of the Cygnus atratus isolate AKBS03 ecotype Queensland, Australia chromosome 3, CAtr_DNAZoo_HiC_assembly, whole genome shotgun sequence genome:
- the SULT6B1 gene encoding sulfotransferase 6B1, giving the protein MAEERKAFVDEINKALAKSEGLALKDLLFSYRGTPYPVTVCSAETFQALENLEARRDDMVLVSYPKCGVNWLIQILNDLIFTTVQSKPVSTELPFIECGDPDKYQRMKQIPSPRILATHLNYDCLPKSIFKNKAKILVLFRNPKDTAVSFFHFHNNVPSVPSYSSWDEFFCEFMNGKVGWGSYFDHAVTWNKHIEDKNTMIITYEDLKENLTSGVKQIAEFFGFSPVAEQIQSIADRATFQAMKDKAQETHGAVGSVLFRKGVVGDWKNLFTEAQNKEMDAKFKVCLEGTKLGAKLKYDVYCKS; this is encoded by the exons ATGGCTGAGGAAAGGAAAGCCTTTGttgatgaaataaataaagcactGGCCAAGTCCGAAGGCCTTGCCCTGAAGGATCTGCTGTTCTCCTACCGGGGGACTCCTTATCCCGTGACAGTGTGCAGTGCAGAGACCTTCCAAGCCCTGGAGAACCTGGAAGCCAGAAGGGACGATATGGTGCTGGTGTCTTACCCCAAATGCG GTGTGAACTGGCTTATCCAGATTTTAAATGACTTGATATTCACCACTGTCCAGAGTAAACCTGTAAGCACAGAACTACCATTTATTGAATGTGGAGATCCAGATAAATATCAG AGGATGAAGCAGATTCCATCCCCAAGGATTCTGGCAACACATCTGAATTATGATTGCCTCCCCAAGTCTATTTTCAAGAACAAAGCCAag ATACTAGTGTTGTTTCGAAACCCTAAAGATacagctgtttcatttttccatttccacaaCAATGTGCCAAGCGTCCCCAGTTACAGCTCCTGGGATGAGTTCTTCTGCGAGTTCATGAATGGAAAAG TTGGCTGGGGATCTTATTTTGACCATGCAGTCACCTGGAACAAACACATTGAAGACAAGAATACCATGATCATAACATATGAAGACCTGAAAGAG AATCTGACTTCTGGTGTAAAGCAGATAGCTGAATTCTTTGGATTCTCCCCAGTGGCAGAGCAGATCCAGTCCATTGCAGACAGGGCCACTTTCCAGGCAATGAAGGACAAAGCTCAGGAAACTCATGGTGCTGTTGGCTCAGTTCTTTTCCGCAAAG GTGTTGTCGGAGACTGGAAAAATCTTTTCACTGAAGCTCAGAACAAGGAAATGGATGCCAAATTCAAAGTGTGCTTAGAAGGAACCAAGCTGGGAGCAAAGTTAAAATATGATGTGTACTGCAAGTCCTGA